Sequence from the Meriones unguiculatus strain TT.TT164.6M chromosome 5, Bangor_MerUng_6.1, whole genome shotgun sequence genome:
CACCCAACCTCTGCTTCTATGAAACCTGTATGTCACCCACTCACATCCTCCCTTTGCCACTGATCAACAATACATCACTTACTACAGTCTCAGCACTACATTCGCAGCAGTGGCCTGCTACCGCTTAGGAGACGAGGAAATGAAAGTCTGCACATGCTCAGTGTGATCACAATTACCTTCTTTCAAGTATTTCCAGCCTTCATGGCTGACTCCTAGACGAGGGAAGAGCCTGCCGCAACTGAGAGCCAAATGCACAGTCCCCAGTGGGAGCCCACGCTGCAGCTACCTCCTGCCCACGTACCTTTTCTGAACACCAGGTTCCTGTTGGGCGTGAGGGCACAGATGACATGATTAGGATCGCAGTTTTCCTTGGCAGCGTTACTTTTCATCTCACTGAACGATGTATGCCGGGCAATCTTACTCATCTCGCTGTCAGTCACGCTGATGCCAAGGAAAGCACTTATTTTCTTTAGGCTCTTAACAAAATCctgagcaataagaaaattaactgGGTAAGTGTGACTCTTTCCTAAACACCAATTCATTCCTcttaattttaaagcaaaatgcatccactgttttgtttgtttgtttttggcagggtctcctggctggtctggaactcactaggtagaacagggtagcctcgaactcacagagatcttcctgcttctgcctcctgctggGATTGACGGCATGTGCAGCCTACTTGGTTTTCTTCCACCAAGTTTTAATGTAATCGGTTCCAGCAGCTGAGCCACTGGGGACttactttcttcatttcttcGTAGAATAGGAAGAGAACGTTTTcatcttttttgtgttcttcccAGCTCAGAACGTGATCAAACCAGGAACCATACACAACTGGAAGAGAAGTCCATTTTCTCATTACTGTTTACAGTGACGGCTGCCCTGCCTGGCCTCTCCCTGGCAGCACTTGCTCAATAGTCTAGAGAAAGACTGCCCTATGCCTCCACCTCACTGCTCTTCGTGGATGCGGTGCTGTCATGAGCTGCTGCTGGCCACAGCAGCACATGGgtgctttttgggttttttgtttgtttgttttgtttttcttatttctaataaatagtttttaataCCATGAAAAGTGGCAGCAAAATAAAAACCTATGTTTTTCTCAGTAATTACATTCTGAAATTACATTTCTTCTAAGAAAACATTAAGGAccagtcattttctttctttaaagtggTATTTGTAATTTCATGTTTCTATCACAAAAGTTTATAAACATTTTCCTTGTTCcctggtctcactatgtagccagggTAGTTCTGAGActcatggtaatcctcctgcctcagcctctcaagtgctaagatTTTAACCATGAGCTATCACACCcagttttaaaactttatttttaaaaaaggctcCTACAATAGTTATAAAATTTATTGACTAAAAGTTTAAACTAAATTAAAagcataataaattttaaaaaatattctattcatttattttagttcAAGACTGAACAAGTAATTTATCTGTGGCTACCATTATCTCTTTATTTTGTTGTCAAACAAGAGCCTTGAAAAATTCTCAAGGCCCAAAAGTAAAAATATCATTCCATGTAGCCTCTCTAGCAATGatgattagaaaaagaaaagagaagcttgCTCCAGTCATCCCAGGAAATATACTCACTTGAATCACGATTGATTCATAAAAAAACAGAGTTTCAATGCACCCTTCCAGATGACATTGTCACCCCAAACTCAAATGCTAGCCTGTGCCCTCAGTGCCAATGATACTGGGATGGTAAGCTCCTGTGCCTGCTCACTCTTTACTCAGCAGATGAGAGTTTAGGAAGCCCTGAGTGCCTGATAGATATTTCATGTGGAGTTTTAAACATAAAAGCttagaataaattatatataatatcacATCTTTGCAATACAACTAACTCATAactaactgcagtttttgttgaTTCCAGATTTTGAGGAAACAAACTGCAAATAAATAATCCTGTCCATACATTTCTCTTTGTTAATTAATTTGTTCTTACAATAATGAGTTTcgttgtgacattttcatacaggTACAGTTTTATTATTtgctgttttacacacacacacacaccactgaaaACCAGATtttacatatgagagaaaacacatggtgtttgtctttctgagtctgatttattttgtatttttaaaccaGGAAGTTCTGGAACAGCTCTGATGTCATTGCGGAGTTGACCTTGTATCCCAGGCACTGCTAGGTAAATAGTAAAGTCCTTAAAGAGTTGCCTAGCTTCTCCTTATCAGCGCTTTGAAGTTCTGGGACAACTATGTCATTACAGAGCTGGCCTTCTAACCCGGGCACCCCAGGTAGATAGGAAACTCCTCCAGAGCTGCCTAGCTTATCAGCACTTCAGGCTGTTCTGGAGTCTTACCCAATATCTTATTGCAGAATTGCCCAAATGACACGGCAGCAGTCGAGGATTTCTTTGCTAAAAATGGCTACTCTTTTCCCAGACTCAAATGCCTTTAGAAGGAAGACTGACTTTTCTCTCCTGTAGCCTTAAGGAATGAACGATCACCTCACAGCAGCAGAGGCTCACCCTAAAGTTATTTTGCCCCTTCTGCCTTTTACCAGCACCCACAGACCCCCACATGAGGCCACTGTGGATGCTGTGAGAGGCCCTGAGACTGTCAGAGAAGCCTGTGTCCTGCAGCCAGCGATATCAGCAGACTCAGGGTCATGGTCACCAAGCAAATGTAATCAACCTTGCCCGCTGTGGCTTTTTCAGAAAGAAATTAATTGCAACATGCATTTCAGAATGAATTTCAGAGTCTGGACTAATGTAACTTGAAAGGCAGCTGTTCTGTTTGCCACAGATGAATTTATATCCCATCTTTCTCCACAAGGATGGAGGCCAGCTGAAACTACTGTGATGCATGCACCTTCCTGGCTAGCACATGAAAATACATTACTACTGTGTACCGAGGAATCTGGAAGCCGCTGAGAATTTTCAAGTGACAAAtcgatttaatttttaaatcacaAGCCCTCATTTTCCAAGTCATTAACAGCCCTTGACTGTAAAGAAAATTCAGCTTCTAAAATGAAGACACATCCATCTTCAAAGGGAACTGCTTTCTTGCACACCCTTCATTTTTTACAGAATCACTGGccctttttcccctcttctgGCTTTAGCTTATGCCTGAATTGTGCTCTCCCACCACCCAAAGCTCCTCTTTCCCTGAATGGGCATGAATGGTTCATGCTCACCCAATCCACCTGTCTGAAAAGTAAGTCAGAAACTTTGCTTGCTAAAGACTTCCAGGAGTACCCTCTTCCTATAGAGCACAGGTTTCTTTGAGACTTTATGTTCTttgaatattccacattttcctcctgATCTCAGTCTTCAGTCAACCCACCAAAGTCACTGAGGACACTGACTGTCAGTCACAACCATCTGTGTCACCTCTTGCCAACAGCTGTAATGGcattaccagagaactcctgcagttCTCTGCTGGCCTTTTCTGTCTTTGCTCCTTCTCATTGGCTCACTCAGCCGTCTCCTTGACAATGCTCCCTGCTGCTTGAATGCTTCTTTCAataagggaaagaagaagaaaaagccacTCGGTGCTGAAGAAAAACCCTTCATcgtgctctctctctcctactgCTGTTAGCGCTGCCAGAGGGCCTTACAGCCTCTGCATTTAGACTCTGGATATCTGCTTCCGGCCTGTGACTCCAAGGCTCCTTACGCACCGGCATGCGCTACGTTCACGCTCCGTTCTCTGCACCAGCTGTTTCTGCCTTCTGCCTGATACCAATTATAACGCGCGCCTTAGCCATTGTCTTATAGAGCAACTCAGTCTGGAATGGAGGACCTAGGAAATACACAACCCCAATATAATGTTTGAAAGGGATCTAGAGGTGTAAAAATGAGTTCAATGTCAAGATATCTGTTTCACTGAGCTATTAATGTGGCCTGGTAATCACCAATGCATAATTTATAGTTACTGTTTAGGCCTGATAATCACCAATGCACAATTTATAGTTACTGTTTAACTTGACGAGCTATTACCCAGGAGGTAAATTGCATCATTGCATAAGTGTCTGGCTACAACTTTGCTCTACTGTCTTTTTATATAAGCAGAAGCTCAGTGTTGTTGGGGGCCGTGCAGGAGAAACAGCACATTTGGTGTATGGAGCAAAGCTCCAACCctctttacatatttacatatatacatatatacacatacacacatcggGTGGATGGAGCAAAGCTCCAACCATCgttacacagatacatatatatacatgtccACATTTGatggatggagcaaactccaaCGAACAAGCTCcaacaacttaattttttttctcccacagaTTATATATTCCAGCAAAATCTCTCACGTAGCACAAAAATGTGATCACATTCCCTTTTTCTTCTAGTGAATGCTTACAATGAGTACacataaggaaaaaaatgtgttccCAATATTCTCACATGATCAAAGGCTTTACATATTATGGACGAAAAGCAAATTATTCTTAAGAACCCACATACATTCATAACTAAGCAACTTGCTATAGATTAAGAAAGCGTAAGCAAACAGGGCAATTTTCTGAGCCAGTTTCTCTTACTGGGAGGTTGCAATCTGTGGCTGCAAGGAAaagattaattattttattatcttaaaaagtaattGTATAGAAATCTTAAAGGAATCACAAATGTAAACATTTATATAAAGACCAATCAGTCATTTCTGCTTCAAGTAATTTCATTTCAAGGTGCACATCTACTCatgaacatttttattaaatcatatcaggaagctgagggcaaaaatgggtacaagaaattaatcatcaccttgatcaccagACCAGCTTTAGGGAGAGTCACTTCAGCCAGTGCCAGTCAGGCTGCCATTTTTCCTGTTCCCTGccctcaaagaaaaaacaaaaaaacaaaccctaagCTCAACTACTAAGAGTGTGCCTTTCTGAACTTCAGAttgttccctaagattttctacaCCAAAGCCACTAGCAAAACCTTCTTAACCTAGCTTTACTAACAACCTGTATCTCTAATTCCTTCTGAAGGTGGTGATCATTGCTAACACTCTACCTCTTTAAGTCCTTTCTGAGGGTGGTGGATGAATTATGGTGACGTCATGCCTCCCACCCTACCCATCGATCCTCTCTACTATGTCATGTACAACAAAGGGAGCAACACTCTCTTCAGAGCCCTTCAAACAACCCTTCAAAGCCCGGGGTGTAGCGGACCCAGGTACGTACGCAGCTGCAAAGAAACAAGTCTTTTGCTGCTCTGTTGTTTGGTGATGACTTTTTGTCCTGAGATGCTTTCATGTAGCCtatgctatcctggaacttgaagTGTAACCCAGGACCATCATCAACTCCTAATCCCCCTGCAtcaacctctcaagtgctgggattacatgtccATCCTCTGTCTTAAAAACAGGAACAGTAAAGTTGTTGCCCATGTCCAAACAAACCTCTTTAAAGCTTTAGTGATTGAGTGGTGACAGAGCTCGCCCAGGATGGAGGACCCAGTGGCAGGAGCTTTATGGAGAAGATCCCATTACAACTAAAGAAGTATTCATTCACCCAAGAAGGCGTAAGAGAAGTGCCTGGAAGGTTTTTCCAACCATCCTCTGCCCCTCCTCCCAGCCAGTCTATTCTAATGCTGCGATGCTCACTGGTTGGCATTTCCCAGCACCAGTCAGCCTCGCTGCATTCTGGCCTGGCCTGGCACTTGGTACGGCTGTgtccaaagaaatgaaaatatagaaGAAGAGCAGCGTTATACTGGCGCCTCCCTCGTTCCTCATGCCTTATCTGGGTGTCCTCatctccagagagagagagacataataAGGACATGGCCAGGTTGGAGCACAGGCCTTGAGAGAAGGAGCCATAGCATGCAAaattcgaaaaaaaaaaaaaaaaaaagcatttttcatCTTGAGAAAAAGCAGACTTGGggtctgttttgaaaaaaaaaattagagggtGATTATGTGGAAGAAGTCAACATCAGGGACCTTTTTAGACTACACACATTGTGTCACCATGTTAGGAGGAAAGATTTCAGGATAAAGATTAAATCGTGGTTCTAATCTCTATTTGTTACatatgcatctgtgtgtgagCTATTTGGCCTCCTAAGTTTGTCACTCCCTGGAGCTGTAAAATGAGGATAACAGCATCTACCACATAAGCGGTGAGGGTGAAATAAGGTAATATTTATCTAGCACGTAGCTAAGTATCTCTGTCACATGAGAATCGCACAGTAAATGGTAAGAGTGAAATAGTGTGGATGCGTGGGCCTAATGAACCTGGGGACAGGGTTAGTATGTTCAAGCACAGCCTACACCATTCCTGGGAGCTTGCGGTAATCACACAGAGGTCAGGTGAGTGTTTGAATCAAATAACGCGCCTGTCAGTCCTCTGGCACCATGGTTCTGCCAAATGTGTGGCATTTGTTAAGGAGGAAGCTCCATCAGGAAGTTGAGAAGGCTTGCTTTGAGTCTAGCATAGTCCTCTGCCCACTGAAGGAGTCACGAAGatctgggattaaggctatgctCGCTGTGGCCTCactgaaacagactggtgaaagCTAAACAATCTGCCAGCAAAAGTGTAAAACTAAGACCTGCTGTGTCCACTCAGTGCTGGCAGCGTGTGCACAGGGGTAGGGCTCAGTGTGTTAAAACAAGAGTCAGTGACGCTGGGAGGGGAAAGCGGGGGTGGAGACGCTGGGGAGAGATTGGGGAGAAGCAGGGAGTGAATCTGATCTGATTATTTACAGTTCTCAAGCACTAGAATCTTTAGAATCCGAACAAGTGATATGTAAATACATTTCTTAACCGAGGCTAGTAAGCCACGACTGGGTGGAGGCGGGGAATGAGCAGAATGTCGGATCTTCCAGACTTGTAGACTGCCGACTCTGCGATTTACTCTTGAAGCAGAAGTTATTTGTTAAATGTGTAACTAGAGAAGAGCTGCAGTAACCCCCAACAGAGATGGAGTTCTCCAAGCATTCGTCACTTTACGCTCATGTCTCCTAATTTCTTTACTATATTGGCATGCTATCTTTGTTTAATGCTTATTTAAGAATCAAGTTTTTATCTGGGcggttgggaggcagaagcaggaggatctcttgagtttgagtccagcctggtctacagagtgagctccaggatagcctaggctacacaaagaaaccctgtcttggaaaaataaaagaattgaaaattttaaGGTTCTCCCAATATTGCTGAGTCAGAGAGAGGGGATCTGGCTCAGTGGTTTTGCAGGGCAGTGGACCCAGCGTGCCCTGAGCGCTTTATCAAGCCAAGTCCTGTGGTGTTTTTGATTAACTACTTTCCGTCCTCTTCCATGAAATCAATTTGCTCCTGATTTGTTTATTGATTTCTTTGggagaatttgtgtgtgtgtgtgtgtgtgtgtgtgtatttcatttgtttgtgaTATCTTCCAGGCTACCTGACTGTCCTCCACGCTGTGCCTAATCCCCAAATTGAAGATTCCATAAACTAACTCTCAAATACGCCCCTCCCCAGAGGCCATAGCATGACTATGAAATAAGAATTAGCTTAGCAGAAACGAAAGAATGCCTTCTTAAGTGCATGTGTGGAAACAGGCAATTAGGAGCCATCAAAAGGTTGGCACCAGCTTTCATTTCGAGTGAGAAAGGTCAGTGtatttaatgaattttaaaagacaatggTCAGAGCTGGGAGGTTCAGGAAGCACTTGCTGCAGACACCaggatctgggttcaaatcccagcacccagtggAACAAGACAGTGGCACATTCGCAGGTACAAGTCTGTGACCTCAGTACCGCTGAGAGGAGACATTTCTGGGGTCCCTGGATGGCAGCCCTGCTCCAAGCTCAGTGACAGGCCTCATCTCAAGGAGGTACGGTGGGATTAACACAGCCTGTCGCCGACATTTTCCTCAGGACTCTGCATACCAGTGTGTACACACACGCTTGcttgtacactcacacacacacacacacacacgagagagagagagagagagagagagagtaaataaacagtttaaaagaaggaaatgctGATTCTGTTTACCATCTCCTTTGATGAACAGCTCTAAGAACGCAGCCCACGTTTCCGGGGAAGGGAGGTTGGGGTTGTCCCTGTAGTAGTGGAACAGGGACACAGCTGTATCTTTCGGATTTCTGACAACGTAGATGATCTGTTTAAAAAGTGCAAACAACTTATTCTGGGATGGAAATAACCACAACACAAAATGTTTCCCAAGAGAAAGTCATAGCCAAAACTTTGCTTATGCAAATCctacctttttcttccttttttaaagcGTGTTAGCTGCTGACTAAATAGTCCTAAGCTTCCATCTTTGGAAACCCAGAGCGCACAGGAATCATCATGATGATCACTAATATGCAAGTTTTGATTGCAGAGGTCCTAGAGGTGGTCTGGCTTGCTCTATTTTTAACCAGCCGCTGGGACACTGGTGTTCACAGCCCAGGGGACAGCTTTCTAAATCAATTTGCTAAGTGTGGTCCTGTCTTTAGAGCTGGGCGTGGGAAAACTCCTCTTCATTGTCAGGTAAAATTACTTTTTGGTTATCTATACGTTAGAAAATATTTGCATGCTGCAGGATTTTTCACAAACTATTATTTTTCTTGGAAAGCTGTAGCGTGGACCTTCCCTTTTTGACAGTTTAATTCCTTGCCAAGCAGATTATTTAAGCTTCCCTTCCAGTGTCTAGGAATATGCAACTGTAATTCAGTCCACAGCCACGTTTTCAGCATGCACCAAACACCAGGCAATTCTCGACAATCTGGGTGCAAGAAGTGCAGCAATGGGCAGCATGGAAATGGCCGAGCTAACAGCCAACGAGATGTTCTCTTGACAGGGAGGCAGGGCGGGAGTTCTAAACCAGGGTTACAGAAGAAACAGGCGAGATTCCTCCCAAGGAAGCTGGAGAGCGCAGCCTTTCTGATCACAGCCAACTTCGCATGAGTTAAGGACAAGATGTTCTCCTCTGTCGAATTTTTAACTGACAGCTGGGACAGACAGTTTACCCCGATAAGACAGGATTCGCTGAGTCACCTTTAGTTAGTACACGGCTATCTTTCAGTGTTCATAGTCCAGATGTGTGAGCCACATGCGTAGGGCCTGGTCCTTTAGCAGAGAGATGTGCAAAGGTGAGCGTGGCTCAGGAATGAAGCCACCTTTACTCAGCCACACCCAGCAGCCTCTCTACCTTACTCTGCAGCACACAGCAACCCTGCAGGCCTTAGGGCCTCTCCGGGTGCGCCAGGCTGAGCAGAACCACAGAAACCCAAGGCTGGGCGAACTCGCTTCTAAAACTCCACTGCGTGAACAAAACAGGATTAAAGCAGCTAAAGCTTACACCTCCACCAACCAGTTGGACTAACTTGCTTTGGCAGGGAAGCGAGCCGTGGGGAAGCCCTGAAGTTAGATGTCTTTGCTATCTACTTGGGAACACAAAGGAACCCATTTTTGAAGGTGTTAGAATAAACAAGTAACCTAGTCGAGGGAGGAGGGTAGGAGCGGTAAAGAAAAGACAGAGTGGCTCTCTGGGTGAGGCAGGGAAAGCGACATTAAGCAAATCACCATGAGGAGCTTAATGGTTAAGAGTCCTTGTTCTGGAGGACTccagttcagttcccggcaccaaCACTGAGCATCTCACAGCCACCTGCCATTTCAGCTCCAGAGGGATCCAGTGCCTCAGGCATCCTTGGATACCTGTCCTCAAGAGCActttctcacacacataaaatataaagccATTAAGCACCATAAAATGAGttacaaaacagaaattacaCGCAGTGGACTTTCCTaacaaaaagagaaggagaaaaaaaaaacaaaaagtaaatacaaTTCTCTGTAACGCCCTGATGGCTTTGAGGGACACTGGGAGGGACATCCCTGGCCTGGTCAGCCCCGCAGAGGCAGGGAAGCTTGGCTGACCCCACACTTGAGCCACGAGCATGCCCATGGAGGGCCGATACATTCAGTTAGAGGCAGCATTGCGTCATGTGTGATAGAACAGGGGGTTCAGTTTGTGCTTCAGTGGGGACAGCCGGGGATGCGAAGTTGACTCAGATGAGAAAGTATTTGCTGAATCACTTATGCTAGGCCTGTCTtctagagaaggaaggaaagaggtttGGTTCCCATCGGGGCCATTCAGAAAGGGGTCTGTCCGCCTAGAGGCTGCATCCTCAGAGTGGAGGTTAAGAAGAACCTGTCTGACCTTCAGGGTCTTTGCTTTTAAGCAGCCTGAGACCCAAATGGTACagctctctttatctctctctctctctatctctctctctatctctatctctctctcttcccctcttccccctccttcttctgtcTCCAAGCGTTGCTTCCATGTCTTCCTCTAAAAGGAGTATGTCCGactgcttttctctttcctgttcgcctccctctttctctctcttgtctcAGAAACAcctgcggggggcggggggagtggTGTATTGAGTTTTGAATACTAAGTTAAGCTTCCTTTGACAGCAGAGCCCTGATCTGACACCACAGCCTGACTGTGCAGGaggcagagcctgcagggctatGTTCACAAAATGACAGTGGAGGGAAGTCTCTGGGCCATTAAGTGCACAGgagcctttgtttttgtttgtgcagTCAGAAAATGGCCAACATGGTTGGAAGAGGCTTCATTTCTGGGAACTTTGTCTGTGTTTTGTCTCTGATTTCCAGAGATTATTATTCTTGTGCCTTATTTCCAATCAAAATGTTCCATATGCACATATTCCTAAAAAGATTAGATTGAATGCTAGTGCCATGTGCTAGAAATTCACTTTACTCATTGAGTTAATTGCTCCCAGTATTTTGTTTCCTGTATAGATACATTTTAACCAAATTGAGAATATTTGTTGTGCATTTGTTATGTCATCCCTttatcaagtaaaaaaaaaaaatccctccatGAAAAtgcaaatgggaaaagaaagctgTGAAAGTGAAAAACGGTCTTTTAAATTATAACTGGCTTTAAGAAATTATAACCCATCAGTTAATAACGGCTCAAAGAGAGTGTCCCTTAGCATTTTTGTTATAATAACCTGTTCCTAGAAAGAAACAAACTAATTAAATATAAGCAGCACTCACTTGTCTACCATAAGGCACCACGACAGGGCAAAAACTCCAGAACCCGAGGGCTGGGCGGCccgctcagtggttaggaacactggctgtgcttgcaggggtcccgagttcagttcccagaacccacgtggtggctcacaactgcctagaaCTCCAGTCCTAGGAGAACTGAGGCCTTCTTTGGGACTCAAAgccactgcatgcacatggcgcacacacacacgcacacacgcacacacacacactcacacacactcacacacacactcacacacacacacacactcacacacacactcacacacacactcacacacacacacacacactcacacacacacacacacacacacacacgcacacacacacacactcacactcacacaccctGAAGGGTAGCACTTACCTTACACTGCTTCTGTTTAACAGTCACAGGAAGCATTTCATAGTTCAGATGGGTTGGGATAACTCTTCTCCTAGAAACCATTTTTAGCTCTTCAAATTTAGAAATGTTTCCCAGTTCGATAGGAGACGTGAGAGTAATCCCGGCGTGGGGAATGTTCTCGAGGACCTCTGCCACCCAGTGGGTGCCTTCACACAAACAGAAGATGAATGCACTGTCAAGTAAACGTTGCAGCTGAAGAAT
This genomic interval carries:
- the LOC110560538 gene encoding sulfotransferase 6B1-like, with the translated sequence MSSQSQTSLLHKHMGVLFSTMSSLELLRSLDSFDAREDDIFLVSYPKSGTHWVAEVLENIPHAGITLTSPIELGNISKFEELKMVSRRRVIPTHLNYEMLPVTVKQKQCKIIYVVRNPKDTAVSLFHYYRDNPNLPSPETWAAFLELFIKGDVVYGSWFDHVLSWEEHKKDENVLFLFYEEMKKDFVKSLKKISAFLGISVTDSEMSKIARHTSFSEMKSNAAKENCDPNHVICALTPNRNLVFRKGVVGDWINYFTLKQKRVFDELFTEKMESSEVGGRLKEYV